In Lycorma delicatula isolate Av1 chromosome 10, ASM4794821v1, whole genome shotgun sequence, a genomic segment contains:
- the LOC142331506 gene encoding guided entry of tail-anchored proteins factor 1, translating into MENPYGLLAYCTILCFLSEYMSAFLKPVISLFTQFGKSSFQDLRSELCQTKNEMEKLSVTDDFAKYVKLQRKLNKMQDELKANINEQLKYSVKVRYGITYAVHGIINILYFIVCWCNWRTTVITLPENWLYPFSYVLSWPSSVSGGISVPNWLLITNVTFKLISKSIKKFS; encoded by the exons ATGGAAAATCCGTACGGTCTTTTAGCATATTGCacaattttatgctttttaagtGAATATATGAGTGCTTTTTTAAAGCca GTTATTTCATTGTTTACACAATTTGGTAAATCCAGTTTTCAAGACTTGAGATCAGAATTATGTCAAACTAAAAATGAGATGGAAAAACTCTCAGTTACAGATGATTTTGCTAAGTATGTTAAACTGCAAAGAAAACTTAACAAAATGCAGGATGAGCTTAAAGCTAACA TTAATGAACAGCTGAAATATTCAGTTAAAGTAAGGTATGGAATAACTTATGCTGTTCATGGAATTATT AACATCTTGTATTTCATTGTATGCTGGTGTAATTGGAGGACAACTGTAATAACATTACCAGAAAATTGGCTTTACCCATTTTCATACGTATTATCATGGCCAAGTTCAGTTTCTGGAGGTATCAGTGTACCTAATTGGTTACTGATAAcaaatgttacttttaaattaatttctaaatcaataaaaaaatttagttaa